Proteins encoded together in one Styela clava chromosome 12, kaStyClav1.hap1.2, whole genome shotgun sequence window:
- the LOC120329693 gene encoding major facilitator superfamily domain-containing protein 8-like, translated as MICILKGCGRLFCAGFFFFLLGVEFAVILPTLNEYLIYLDGPTAFFGITISAFSFTGLISSPVYGRIADKTNANKLCAIVSCLFGIVGNFLYFVGRDYRLLLGARLITGLGNGASSSYLGMVVRTTTTKQRTGVITLVVFMREIGVIIGPGFNLILSRINFKLGPFAVDQFSSPGLLLAIMWVLHTLFVLALFRDVSEDYGDKEIDINDPVQKHDDPSHKTVVLKTTSEIQKLKSFREEFFRKEILVCLLLNFSAWAAVTCFESATTPMSLLFFGWGGVSNSLMFCAGAITVCISYAVIGICNRKVTDRVILLMGCSVALVSYLILNVYSIVLFLQEAVGNVQWLLPVFWTDWIILIISFPLMNISIISLYSKITSIETQSFNQGALLMFAGAGRIVGPLLSTSMVTIERLPILSGVVLFLLLVSLIVLCFTYKKLVPVKTSTQMNDSTPDKSLNVDEKTSLLKEVE; from the coding sequence ATGATTTGTATATTAAAAGGTTGTGGGAGGTTATTTTGTGCTggtttctttttctttttactCGGAGTTGAATTTGCTGTCATTCTACCGACATTAAATGAATATCTTATATACTTGGATGGACCTACTGCCTTTTTTGGAATTACTATCTCAGCTTTCAGTTTTACGGGATTAATATCATCACCGGTATATGGACGAATAGCTGATAAAACTAACGCAAATAAACTGTGCGCCATTGTTAGCTGTTTATTTGGGATTGTGGGAAACTTTCTTTACTTCGTGGGCAGAGACTATCGACTATTATTGGGTGCAAGACTTATAACCGGACTCGGAAATGGAGCAAGTTCGTCGTACCTCGGCATGGTTGTAAGGACGACAACGACAAAACAGAGAACTGGAGTAATAACGTTAGTCGTATTCATGCGGGAAATAGGTGTCATTATTGGGCCTGGTTTCAATTTGATATTGAGTCGAATAAATTTCAAACTTGGCCCGTTTGCTGTGGATCAATTCTCTTCTCCTGGACTTCTTCTGGCTATTATGTGGGTATTACACACATTGTTTGTGTTAGCCCTATTTAGGGATGTTTCTGAAGACTATGGGGATAAAGAAATAGACATTAATGACCCCGTACAGAAGCATGATGACCCTTCGCACAAAACTGTTGTTCTTAAAACGACGTCGGAAATTCAGAAACTAAAAAGTTTTCGAGAGGAATTTTTTCGAAAGGAAATTCTTGTTTGCCTTTTGCTAAACTTCAGCGCATGGGCGGCCGTCACTTGTTTCGAATCAGCAACAACACCAATGAGTTTGCTCTTTTTCGGCTGGGGAGGAGTTAGCAATAGTCTTATGTTTTGCGCTGGTGCTATTACAGTTTGTATATCATATGCTGTAATTGGTATTTGTAACCGAAAAGTCACCGACAGGGTAATTTTGCTGATGGGATGCTCAGTCGCATTAGTTTCCTATCTAATCCTCAACGTCTATTCTATCGTATTATTTCTCCAAGAAGCTGTTGGCAACGTTCAATGGCTTTTGCCAGTATTTTGGACTGATTGGATTATTTTGATAATATCATTTCCGCTTATGAATATTTCCATAATTTCACTTTATTCAAAGATAACTTCCATCGAAACACAAAGTTTCAATCAGGGAGCATTATTAATGTTTGCTGGCGCTGGTAGAATCGTTGGCCCACTGTTGTCAACCTCAATGGTAACTATTGAGCGTTTGCCTATTCTGAGTGGCGTGGTACTTTTTTTATTGCTTGTGTCACTGATTGTATTGTGTTTTACATATAAAAAACTTGTCCCCGTCAAAACATCGACTCAGATGAATGATTCAACCCCCGATAAAAGTCTAAATGTGGACGAAAAAACGTCTTTGTTAAAAGAGGTCGAGTAA